Proteins found in one Dehalococcoidia bacterium genomic segment:
- the gatB gene encoding Asp-tRNA(Asn)/Glu-tRNA(Gln) amidotransferase subunit GatB, translated as MNYETIIGLEVHAQLLTKSKMFCRCGTDYVNAEPNTRVCPICMGMPGVLPVINQKAIEYVVMTALALNCSIPEYAKFDRKNYPYPDLLKGYQISQYDAPLGIYGWMDIEVGEGEDRGEQKKRRIAITRVHLEEDAAKLIHRTTAEGESYSLVDINRAGIPLMEIVSEPDLRSPEEARQYLIKLRNIIQFIGVSSGNMEEGSFRCDANISMRTEGGNDSVKVEVKNMNSFKSVYRALKYEEERQRNAIEVGERLTQETRGWVEDRGVTVSQRSKEYAHDYRYFHEPDLPPMVFSPKWVAEVGARLPELPENRRNRFIADYELPYYDASLLTNSKAMSDYFEACLKLNNKARDKKKAKVVSNWLLGDFTRLLHATDTEIDNAKITPGLLVEMLELVDNGTLSGAAAKRVFEEMFASGRRAGDIIAEQGLAQISDVQEIEGVVAQVIINNTQAVADYKKGKEQALTFMVGQVIRETRGRANPAAVNKLLKERLEG; from the coding sequence GTGAATTACGAGACAATTATCGGGCTTGAGGTCCATGCGCAGCTGCTGACCAAGAGCAAGATGTTCTGTCGATGTGGCACGGACTATGTGAACGCAGAACCCAATACGCGTGTCTGCCCTATATGCATGGGGATGCCTGGGGTGCTCCCCGTCATCAACCAGAAGGCTATAGAATACGTGGTGATGACCGCCTTGGCGCTGAACTGCTCCATCCCGGAATATGCCAAGTTTGACCGTAAGAACTACCCCTACCCTGACCTGCTGAAAGGCTATCAGATCTCTCAGTATGATGCACCTTTAGGTATTTACGGCTGGATGGATATAGAGGTTGGAGAGGGAGAGGATAGGGGCGAGCAAAAAAAGAGGAGAATCGCTATCACGCGGGTACATCTAGAGGAGGATGCAGCAAAGCTAATCCATCGCACCACCGCGGAGGGAGAGTCCTATAGCCTGGTAGATATCAATCGTGCCGGCATACCACTGATGGAGATCGTGAGTGAGCCTGACCTGCGCTCCCCTGAGGAGGCGCGACAGTACCTGATAAAGCTGCGTAATATCATCCAGTTCATCGGTGTGTCCAGCGGGAATATGGAGGAGGGGAGCTTTAGGTGTGACGCCAATATCAGCATGCGCACCGAAGGTGGTAACGACTCGGTAAAGGTCGAGGTCAAGAACATGAATAGCTTCAAGTCGGTCTATCGCGCTCTCAAATACGAGGAGGAGCGGCAGCGCAATGCGATAGAAGTAGGAGAGCGCCTCACCCAGGAGACCAGGGGTTGGGTTGAGGATCGGGGAGTCACAGTTTCGCAACGAAGCAAAGAGTATGCTCACGATTATCGTTATTTCCATGAGCCGGATCTACCACCCATGGTATTCAGCCCCAAATGGGTTGCAGAGGTTGGAGCGCGTCTTCCCGAGCTTCCCGAGAACAGGCGCAACAGATTTATCGCGGATTATGAGCTTCCTTACTACGATGCCAGCCTGCTAACTAACTCCAAAGCAATGTCTGACTATTTCGAAGCCTGCCTGAAACTGAATAATAAGGCCAGGGATAAAAAAAAGGCGAAAGTGGTGAGCAACTGGCTCCTGGGCGATTTCACGAGGCTTCTCCATGCCACGGATACTGAGATCGATAATGCTAAGATTACTCCCGGGCTATTGGTTGAGATGCTAGAACTCGTAGATAATGGGACGCTCAGCGGAGCTGCCGCGAAGAGGGTATTCGAGGAGATGTTTGCCAGTGGCAGGCGGGCTGGTGATATTATAGCTGAGCAGGGGCTTGCCCAGATTAGCGACGTGCAGGAGATAGAGGGAGTTGTAGCCCAAGTGATAATCAATAATACTCAGGCGGTGGCGGATTACAAGAAAGGGAAGGAGCAGGCACTAACCTTCATGGTGGGTCAGGTGATAAGGGAGACCAGGGGGCGGGCTAATCCTGCTGCGGTGAATAAACTCTTGAAAGAGAGACTGGAGGGTTAA
- a CDS encoding YIP1 family protein codes for MGNLADKMIRAARLDANFYVQVMNDPAAIRQALLVVLIYSSFAGIGAGLLTLPDVDAGQFVLNLFVGLFSALVLWFVWSFVTYFIGTTLFKGPQTPWRVIATYGELLRAIGFAATPGILLIFILIPLIGIFLSLAACVWMFIATVIAVREALDFSTWRSICTCFVSGILHLVFAILIILVLGVASSVVSY; via the coding sequence ATGGGTAATCTTGCCGACAAAATGATTAGAGCAGCTAGGCTCGATGCAAACTTTTATGTACAGGTGATGAATGATCCTGCCGCGATACGGCAGGCACTCTTAGTGGTCCTGATCTACAGCTCGTTTGCTGGGATTGGAGCCGGTCTGCTCACCCTGCCAGATGTAGATGCGGGGCAATTTGTCCTAAATCTATTCGTGGGGCTATTTAGTGCCCTAGTTTTATGGTTTGTTTGGTCCTTTGTCACCTACTTCATCGGCACCACATTATTTAAGGGACCTCAGACACCCTGGCGAGTTATAGCAACCTACGGTGAGCTTCTTCGAGCCATCGGTTTCGCCGCTACACCAGGGATACTACTAATATTTATCTTAATTCCCCTTATCGGTATATTTTTATCGCTGGCAGCATGTGTGTGGATGTTCATCGCCACGGTCATCGCGGTAAGGGAGGCGCTGGATTTCTCCACCTGGCGATCAATTTGTACCTGCTTTGTGAGTGGAATTCTCCACCTGGTTTTTGCCATCCTCATTATCCTGGTGTTGGGTGTGGCCTCCTCGGTGGTTTCCTACTAA
- a CDS encoding protein-L-isoaspartate(D-aspartate) O-methyltransferase, with protein MLNLEKDRERLIQHLRHEIDDERVLDAMARVPREIFVPSLSRQFAYDDRPLPIGEDQTISQPFIVALMTQALVLSGKEKVLELGTGSGYQAAILAELAGQVITVERMPKLARKARQTLKSLGYTNVEVNIAIKELGWPEEAPYDAIVVTAAAPRIPQGLLDQLAIGGRLVIPVGSRWEQDLLQVIRQKEEMTVKNLTHCRFVPLIGEDAWSED; from the coding sequence ATGTTAAATCTGGAAAAAGATCGTGAAAGGCTAATTCAACACCTGCGTCACGAGATCGATGATGAGAGGGTGCTTGATGCGATGGCGCGGGTGCCCCGCGAGATTTTCGTGCCCAGCCTGAGTCGACAATTTGCCTATGATGATAGGCCATTACCTATTGGTGAGGACCAAACCATATCCCAGCCCTTCATCGTGGCGCTGATGACCCAGGCACTGGTTCTTAGCGGGAAGGAGAAGGTTCTGGAGCTTGGCACGGGGAGCGGGTATCAGGCGGCGATCCTCGCCGAGCTGGCGGGGCAGGTAATCACTGTGGAAAGGATGCCTAAGCTTGCACGGAAAGCCAGGCAGACCTTGAAGAGTCTAGGCTATACTAACGTAGAGGTTAATATTGCCATAAAAGAACTGGGCTGGCCGGAAGAAGCACCCTATGATGCAATCGTGGTAACGGCCGCTGCACCCAGGATTCCACAAGGGCTACTGGATCAGCTTGCTATAGGCGGTCGTTTGGTAATCCCGGTTGGCTCCCGCTGGGAGCAGGACCTATTGCAGGTGATCAGGCAGAAGGAGGAGATGACTGTGAAGAACTTAACCCATTGCCGCTTCGTCCCGCTCATCGGGGAGGATGCCTGGAGCGAGGATTAG
- a CDS encoding DUF72 domain-containing protein, whose protein sequence is MIGNIIKYCEFIGLTKYYIGTSGWVYPHWRGVFYPSKLPQSKWLEHYTGLFSTVELNNSFYRLPSEQAFSNWRDSSPEGFRYAVKVSRFITHIKRLKDVAKPIETFIERARHLNEKLGPLLYQLPPNMHRNDERLESFLSLLPKELRHVIEFRHQSWLDEAVFDMLRRHGIGFCVFDMPDLPCPPLATADFAYIRFHGSSGLYFSCYSNGELDEWTRRITRLAKDLDTVYIYFNNDAEGYAISNAQTMAAKLV, encoded by the coding sequence TTGATAGGGAATATAATTAAATATTGTGAGTTTATCGGGTTGACGAAGTACTATATCGGGACAAGTGGCTGGGTCTACCCGCACTGGCGGGGTGTTTTCTATCCATCCAAGCTACCCCAGTCTAAGTGGCTGGAGCACTACACTGGACTTTTCTCCACCGTGGAGCTCAACAACAGCTTCTACCGCCTTCCCTCAGAGCAGGCATTTTCCAACTGGCGTGATAGCTCGCCAGAGGGCTTCCGCTACGCGGTCAAGGTAAGCAGGTTCATCACCCACATCAAGAGGCTCAAGGATGTAGCCAAACCGATAGAGACCTTCATTGAGCGGGCGCGACATCTCAATGAGAAGCTGGGCCCGCTGCTCTACCAGCTCCCGCCAAACATGCACCGCAACGATGAACGGCTGGAAAGCTTCCTATCGTTATTACCCAAAGAGCTCCGCCATGTCATCGAGTTTCGCCACCAGTCCTGGCTTGATGAAGCTGTGTTCGACATGCTGCGGCGGCACGGTATCGGCTTCTGCGTCTTCGATATGCCCGATCTTCCCTGCCCACCTCTAGCGACGGCAGATTTTGCCTACATCCGCTTTCACGGCTCAAGCGGGCTTTACTTTAGCTGCTACTCCAACGGAGAGTTGGATGAATGGACAAGGAGGATCACTAGGCTGGCGAAGGATCTCGACACAGTCTATATATACTTCAACAACGATGCCGAGGGCTATGCTATAAGTAATGCGCAGACAATGGCAGCTAAGCTGGTCTAG
- a CDS encoding nitronate monooxygenase, which produces MAINWKNRVTELLGSKYPIIQGAFGGFGTSVLAAPVSEAGGFGIITASAWRTPERLREDIKKARSITDRPFGVNLSVGLCPRIDEMREVAIEERVPVIFTSAYRADNHGMRIHDAGLKWVHKVATVQHALAAERQGADAVVIVGLEGTAFKSIFQLPTLISVTTSVKQMRVPLVAAGGIGDARGFLAALSMGAEGIYMGTRFLATEECPVSERFKQQLVEAQPWDKEYRERALTPPKPEDYEKILGKRGDMPMDQWLQHLEQVMFRQSEVGDWDWESDFDLDVILKIAGGSLAVGVIDKVMSVRELIDTIIRDAEQILRLNGNLGKLMV; this is translated from the coding sequence TTGGCTATTAACTGGAAAAACAGGGTGACTGAACTCCTGGGCAGCAAATACCCCATAATCCAGGGGGCATTCGGTGGTTTTGGCACCTCAGTCCTAGCCGCACCCGTTTCCGAAGCGGGGGGATTTGGCATCATCACCGCCAGCGCCTGGCGCACTCCAGAAAGGCTGAGGGAGGACATCAAGAAGGCGCGCTCAATAACTGACAGGCCCTTCGGGGTCAACCTCTCGGTAGGGCTCTGCCCCCGCATAGACGAGATGCGGGAGGTAGCTATCGAGGAAAGAGTGCCGGTGATTTTTACGTCGGCATACCGCGCCGATAACCACGGCATGCGCATTCATGATGCCGGGCTTAAGTGGGTGCACAAGGTTGCCACGGTTCAGCATGCCCTGGCTGCAGAGCGCCAAGGGGCCGATGCCGTGGTCATTGTAGGCCTGGAGGGCACAGCCTTCAAGAGCATCTTCCAGCTACCCACGTTAATTAGCGTGACCACTTCGGTAAAGCAGATGAGGGTGCCACTGGTCGCAGCCGGAGGCATCGGCGACGCCCGTGGCTTTCTCGCCGCCCTGTCTATGGGGGCAGAGGGCATCTATATGGGCACGCGCTTCCTGGCTACCGAGGAGTGCCCAGTCTCAGAGCGCTTCAAGCAGCAACTGGTGGAAGCCCAGCCCTGGGATAAGGAATACCGCGAGCGTGCCCTTACCCCGCCGAAGCCCGAGGACTACGAAAAGATATTGGGGAAAAGGGGCGATATGCCCATGGACCAGTGGCTTCAACACCTGGAACAGGTCATGTTCAGGCAGTCCGAGGTAGGTGACTGGGACTGGGAGAGCGACTTTGACCTTGATGTGATCCTGAAGATAGCGGGTGGCTCGCTGGCGGTAGGTGTCATAGACAAGGTTATGAGCGTCAGGGAGCTAATCGATACAATCATCCGGGATGCCGAGCAGATACTCCGCCTTAATGGAAACCTGGGCAAGTTGATGGTTTAG
- the uvrC gene encoding excinuclease ABC subunit UvrC, producing MEARRFDEQLKALPQKTGVYLFKDTSGNVIYVGKATNLYCRIRSYFGTPHALSSKIQWMVARVSSFEFFITDSEQEALILECNLIKKHHPRYNVRLKDDKTYPYLKINIQDDWARVYVTRRVDEDGNRYFGPFASAGSVRKTLDLLQRLFPFRSCKRAISGTDRRPCLEYDMHRCAGPCIGAISREEYHEIINEVVMFLEGKQESVVKELRRRMAGASERLDFERAAVLRDQIRAVEMVTERQKISSTDRRDQDVIALAKSGDQAYLEVFFIRGGRLIERDHFMVQGAKDEEPGRIMAGFLNQFYHSATYVPPVIMLQHRPDDILLLQRWLASKRGQNRTRVSLVVPQRGEKRKLVDMVAENARQGLEQLRVKQLAEPGANAAAIEKLGDALRLPRTPSRVECYDISDIRGTSAVGSMVVFQEGRPVKAHYRRFRIKTVGGADDYAMIKEVLRRRFKRAEGFKNTDTSGWTIVPDLVLIDGGKGHLNAAGEAIREMGVEFIPVASIAKENEELFRPGIADPIILHPTSSALYLVQRIRDEAHRFAIGYHRRVRRSETMASALDNVPGIGPKRKRALLQKFGSVRAIKEAPIDEMAAVVGMTQSLAQRVKESL from the coding sequence ATGGAAGCGAGGCGCTTCGATGAGCAGCTAAAGGCATTACCCCAGAAGACAGGTGTTTATCTTTTTAAAGATACATCGGGCAATGTGATATATGTGGGAAAGGCCACCAATCTCTATTGTCGGATAAGAAGCTATTTTGGCACTCCTCATGCGCTTTCCTCAAAGATACAGTGGATGGTGGCCCGGGTAAGCAGCTTTGAATTCTTTATTACTGATTCGGAACAGGAGGCACTTATACTAGAGTGCAACCTGATCAAGAAGCACCACCCTCGCTACAATGTACGCCTCAAGGATGATAAGACCTACCCCTATCTCAAGATCAATATCCAGGACGATTGGGCCAGGGTTTATGTTACCCGGCGAGTCGATGAGGATGGCAACCGCTACTTCGGACCCTTCGCCAGTGCTGGCTCGGTGAGAAAGACACTTGACCTGTTACAAAGGCTTTTCCCTTTCCGCTCTTGTAAAAGGGCGATCAGCGGGACTGATCGCAGACCCTGTCTTGAGTATGACATGCACCGCTGTGCTGGCCCCTGCATTGGCGCTATCTCTAGGGAGGAATACCACGAGATTATTAATGAGGTGGTTATGTTTCTGGAGGGAAAGCAGGAGAGCGTGGTGAAGGAACTACGGCGAAGGATGGCTGGGGCATCGGAGCGGCTGGATTTCGAGCGGGCTGCAGTACTGCGCGACCAGATACGTGCTGTGGAAATGGTAACCGAGCGCCAGAAGATCTCTTCGACCGATAGACGTGATCAGGATGTCATCGCCCTGGCAAAGAGCGGTGATCAGGCTTATTTAGAGGTCTTCTTCATACGGGGCGGTCGGCTCATCGAGCGGGACCACTTTATGGTGCAAGGGGCTAAGGATGAGGAGCCGGGGCGGATAATGGCGGGTTTCCTGAACCAGTTTTATCACTCGGCGACCTATGTCCCACCTGTAATCATGCTTCAGCATCGCCCTGATGATATATTGTTACTGCAGAGGTGGCTGGCTAGCAAGCGGGGACAGAACAGAACGAGGGTTAGCCTTGTGGTGCCACAACGTGGTGAGAAAAGGAAGCTGGTGGACATGGTTGCGGAGAATGCTCGACAGGGTCTGGAACAGCTAAGGGTGAAGCAGCTCGCTGAACCGGGGGCTAACGCTGCTGCTATCGAGAAGCTGGGAGACGCTCTTCGTCTTCCCCGAACTCCCAGTCGAGTGGAGTGCTACGACATTTCGGATATTCGTGGGACATCGGCGGTGGGCAGCATGGTGGTATTCCAGGAGGGGCGGCCCGTGAAAGCGCACTACCGCCGATTTCGCATTAAAACGGTGGGTGGCGCCGACGACTATGCCATGATTAAGGAGGTCTTAAGGCGACGCTTTAAAAGGGCTGAAGGGTTCAAGAATACAGATACATCAGGGTGGACTATAGTCCCCGACCTGGTGCTCATCGATGGCGGTAAGGGGCATCTGAATGCGGCAGGCGAGGCTATTAGGGAAATGGGGGTGGAATTCATCCCAGTTGCCAGCATTGCCAAGGAGAACGAGGAGCTTTTTCGCCCTGGCATAGCCGATCCAATAATCCTACACCCTACGTCGTCAGCTTTATACCTGGTGCAGCGAATTCGTGATGAGGCACATCGCTTTGCCATAGGCTATCACCGCAGGGTGCGGCGCAGTGAGACGATGGCATCAGCGCTGGACAACGTCCCCGGGATTGGCCCCAAGCGCAAGCGGGCGCTTTTACAAAAGTTCGGCTCGGTGCGTGCAATCAAGGAGGCCCCGATAGATGAGATGGCCGCGGTTGTGGGCATGACCCAATCCCTGGCACAGAGGGTGAAGGAATCTCTATAA
- the xerD gene encoding site-specific tyrosine recombinase XerD has translation MGEEIQSFLNYLLVEKGFSENTIYAYRNDLNQLADFVGERAGVKGHKTEWSAVDRNLLISYILDLKDRNYATATVARKVAAVKSFFDFMVNDGALRNDPTENLSSPKVGKSLPKPLSVAEVEALLSAPVRLSSPEAKRDVAMLELLYACGMRVSELVSLNTVDVNLDAGFVRCLGKGSKERIIPIHQRAAQSVKEYMVAVRPLMLRDEEDDALFLNRRGERLTRQGFWLILKNHAEAAGIKREVTPHTLRHSFATHILSGGADLRAVQELLGHASISSTQIYTHLTSEHVRQAYEKAHPRARD, from the coding sequence ATGGGGGAGGAAATTCAGAGCTTTTTAAATTATTTATTAGTAGAGAAGGGGTTCTCCGAAAATACCATCTACGCCTATAGAAATGACCTCAATCAGCTTGCTGATTTCGTAGGGGAAAGGGCAGGTGTAAAAGGACACAAAACTGAGTGGTCTGCTGTAGATCGCAATCTTCTCATCAGTTACATCCTCGATTTAAAGGATAGAAATTATGCAACGGCCACCGTGGCTCGTAAGGTTGCCGCGGTGAAGTCTTTCTTTGACTTTATGGTTAATGATGGCGCCCTACGCAATGACCCAACCGAGAACTTGAGTTCGCCGAAGGTGGGCAAATCGTTGCCCAAACCCCTCTCAGTTGCTGAGGTAGAAGCGCTGTTGTCAGCACCGGTTAGGCTTTCTTCGCCCGAGGCAAAACGTGATGTGGCGATGCTTGAACTACTCTATGCCTGTGGCATGAGAGTATCTGAGCTTGTTTCCCTTAACACGGTGGATGTGAACCTCGATGCGGGATTTGTGCGCTGCCTGGGAAAGGGATCCAAGGAGCGGATTATACCAATACATCAGCGTGCAGCCCAGTCTGTTAAAGAATACATGGTGGCGGTTCGCCCCCTTATGCTGCGTGATGAGGAAGACGACGCTTTGTTCTTAAATCGCAGAGGGGAGCGCCTCACCAGGCAGGGCTTCTGGCTCATACTTAAGAACCATGCTGAGGCAGCGGGTATAAAAAGGGAGGTTACCCCCCATACCCTGCGGCATAGCTTTGCCACTCATATCTTGAGCGGTGGAGCTGACCTGAGGGCGGTTCAGGAGCTGCTGGGGCATGCTAGCATCTCCTCAACACAGATATATACTCACCTTACCAGCGAGCATGTGCGCCAGGCTTATGAAAAGGCACACCCTAGAGCTCGAGATTAA
- the lgt gene encoding prolipoprotein diacylglyceryl transferase, whose translation MSIEIGIDTILFSIGSFEIGWHGIMVSLAVIVGVGVSLWFAKGVGIKKETVYSAAPWAIIGGIIGARLFHVIDYLGSTYISHPAQIFTQFFSGLSILGAILGGTLAVFIYARITHPPLGRLADAIAPALLLAQAVGRIGCTINGDACGTPTSMPWGFVYTSDNAIAPQILAQAGYSPTVATHPSPVYEIMWDILVFALLWRLKGRLKPDGSLFLLYLSLYSFGRFFIEFTRLVTPDQINVFGLLHSPHFITLIVLSVCVPLLIYRIRKARAEAIADPPAEELPYPLP comes from the coding sequence GTGTCAATTGAAATAGGTATCGACACCATACTCTTCAGCATTGGCTCCTTCGAGATAGGCTGGCATGGGATCATGGTGTCCCTCGCTGTCATAGTAGGGGTCGGAGTATCCCTGTGGTTTGCTAAAGGTGTCGGTATCAAAAAGGAGACCGTCTATAGCGCCGCGCCCTGGGCTATCATTGGCGGTATTATCGGGGCCAGGCTGTTCCACGTCATAGACTACCTGGGGAGCACTTATATTAGCCACCCCGCACAGATATTTACCCAATTCTTTAGCGGGTTATCCATTCTCGGGGCGATCCTGGGGGGAACGCTGGCCGTTTTCATATATGCCAGGATAACTCATCCCCCGCTTGGGCGTCTCGCCGATGCCATCGCCCCAGCGCTGCTCCTTGCCCAGGCGGTGGGTAGGATCGGGTGCACTATAAACGGCGATGCCTGCGGGACACCGACTTCGATGCCCTGGGGTTTTGTTTATACCAGTGATAATGCTATTGCCCCCCAAATACTGGCTCAGGCCGGTTATTCTCCAACTGTAGCAACCCACCCTTCACCGGTTTATGAGATCATGTGGGATATCCTAGTATTCGCCTTGCTATGGCGTCTTAAAGGGCGGCTAAAGCCGGATGGCTCTCTATTTCTTCTTTACCTTTCGCTATATTCCTTTGGGCGTTTCTTCATCGAGTTCACCCGTTTGGTGACACCGGATCAGATAAATGTGTTTGGCCTGCTACATTCACCCCATTTCATCACTCTTATTGTGCTGTCGGTTTGTGTCCCCCTGCTCATCTACAGGATTAGGAAGGCGAGGGCTGAGGCCATAGCTGACCCTCCTGCAGAAGAGTTGCCCTATCCTCTACCTTAA